From Halapricum desulfuricans, a single genomic window includes:
- a CDS encoding DUF5789 family protein produces MRLTAAIEQFETHEYPATTEELIEAYGDTELVLPNGTESLGEVLGRLGNETFESATDAHMAAYGAVSSKGIGRKYYSDRDPVGPGEDGPDPLSL; encoded by the coding sequence ATGCGACTCACAGCCGCAATAGAGCAGTTCGAGACCCACGAGTATCCGGCGACGACCGAGGAGTTGATCGAGGCCTACGGCGATACGGAGTTGGTCCTGCCGAACGGAACCGAGTCACTGGGCGAAGTCCTGGGACGGCTCGGCAACGAGACCTTCGAGTCGGCGACCGACGCGCACATGGCCGCCTACGGTGCTGTCTCGAGCAAGGGCATCGGCCGCAAGTACTACAGCGACAGAGATCCGGTCGGGCCCGGCGAGGACGGACCGGATCCGCTCTCGCTGTAG
- a CDS encoding PHP domain-containing protein, with translation MVRADLHVHTTVSDGELDPAAVPATARQAGLDAVAITDHDRIQPGLDAPVVRRDGVTVVHGIELRVDAGKQRVDLLGYGLDPTPDLEAACERIQRDRVERARAIVDCVEDRLGVTLNVEFHPGVGRPHIARAIDASDADLGYQEAFETLIGDDDPCFVSREIPTFETGRRLLAEAAAFVGLAHPLRYRDPDHALALAADLDAVELAYPYDHDADRRPVRRAIDRHGLLATGGSDAHGRRLGIAGLDAEQFERVRKRLPHPRR, from the coding sequence ATGGTCCGGGCGGATCTCCACGTGCATACGACGGTCTCCGACGGCGAACTCGACCCGGCAGCGGTGCCGGCGACCGCGCGACAGGCCGGACTCGACGCTGTGGCGATCACCGACCACGATCGGATCCAGCCCGGCCTGGACGCCCCTGTCGTCCGTCGCGACGGCGTGACTGTCGTCCACGGTATCGAACTCCGGGTCGATGCCGGAAAACAGCGGGTCGATCTGCTCGGATATGGGCTGGATCCGACACCCGATCTCGAGGCGGCTTGCGAGCGCATCCAGCGCGACCGGGTCGAGCGCGCCCGCGCGATCGTCGACTGTGTCGAGGACCGACTCGGTGTCACATTGAACGTCGAGTTTCACCCCGGTGTCGGTCGACCGCATATCGCTCGCGCGATCGACGCGAGCGACGCGGATCTCGGGTATCAGGAAGCCTTCGAGACACTCATCGGGGACGACGACCCCTGTTTCGTCTCCAGGGAGATCCCGACGTTCGAGACCGGGCGGCGACTGCTCGCGGAGGCGGCCGCGTTCGTCGGGCTCGCGCATCCGCTTCGCTATCGGGACCCCGATCACGCGCTCGCCCTGGCGGCGGATCTGGACGCCGTCGAACTGGCCTATCCCTACGATCACGACGCCGACCGACGCCCGGTCCGGCGTGCGATCGATCGCCACGGCCTGCTGGCGACCGGCGGCAGTGACGCACACGGGCGCCGACTCGGGATCGCCGGGCTCGACGCCGAGCAGTTCGAACGCGTCCGCAAGCGACTCCCTCATCCCCGTCGTTGA